A region of Desulfolithobacter dissulfuricans DNA encodes the following proteins:
- a CDS encoding DNA sulfur modification protein DndB — MEDVLELQEESALDLTLSGTTGSFQVGSGLDDQHSIEVKYLLTHVGLDFSTGSAEALLDHLAPVREIFTFESLGFDEIMQRDIDDARVSSELIPYLLDEKSRDLIKLFPPIVVVVLPAEENENKPADKYPFVDEFQVEGKNGKPGRYILRSGNVGQEVFEFEQPILSGKLLKHDKVRLRLNTKKTRLVIVDGQHRAMALLALYRNLKERWSDEKRAPFKEYYSEWTQKYIQKFSLKEINLPVMLCTFPTLDERYSGEFDLKKAARSIFLTLNKTARKVSNSRNILLDDKDLIAYFLRATLSEIKNKDDRSRFSLRIFNVELDQFRDKVKIQSPIALTGVNHIYYIIEHLMLNDGYVSGIAPRTGKFSNRKDLNSYVCMERLDGRNLLGADVANITTRDNFSQSTAETLQKSFMHRYGNFIIACYEQFRPFLVHSSAVLDLETKLEVHEDRTLKPILFEGQGMSRVFYEHRKNLKTKLKNREFSTDVPKIEAIAKRLDATAERIQKSLESFQRERASLFFKNVTDKRKLKKGDDLLEQIVFWLNDLYENVLTTVAFQSALICAFFTELDKTNTKLDKISQNALDTDSTFDEYIGQINDFFTPKTSSQFRKLVSVFTGDFQGEIADWKIVKTPSTFRNVVYRGEMQPDQWPKYKYLILEIWNPTNSILNKNISQERYKCQRQIFSSLYNSIKADHCLKNSKLEENLTKDELHSIFDLTYNNYRALLKNIGSSILPKKEMKEAVSAIPATADDTVEDDQLWMSVPSE; from the coding sequence ATGGAAGATGTTCTTGAACTTCAAGAGGAGTCAGCGCTTGATTTGACCTTATCTGGCACAACTGGCAGCTTTCAAGTTGGCTCGGGCCTTGATGATCAACATTCTATTGAGGTTAAGTACTTGCTAACACACGTTGGCTTAGATTTTTCAACTGGTTCTGCAGAAGCTCTTCTCGATCATCTTGCGCCTGTTCGTGAAATTTTTACATTTGAGTCGTTGGGATTTGATGAAATTATGCAGCGTGACATAGATGATGCTCGCGTATCATCAGAGCTTATCCCTTATCTTCTTGATGAAAAATCAAGAGATTTGATAAAGTTATTTCCTCCTATTGTTGTTGTCGTGTTACCTGCAGAAGAAAATGAGAATAAGCCTGCAGACAAATATCCTTTTGTCGATGAATTTCAGGTTGAAGGTAAAAATGGAAAACCAGGTAGATATATTTTGAGATCAGGTAATGTTGGCCAGGAGGTTTTTGAGTTTGAGCAACCTATTTTAAGTGGAAAATTATTGAAGCACGATAAAGTGAGGCTTAGGTTAAATACAAAGAAAACAAGGCTAGTAATTGTCGATGGTCAACATAGGGCAATGGCATTATTAGCGTTATATAGGAATTTGAAAGAAAGATGGTCAGATGAAAAGCGCGCCCCTTTTAAAGAGTACTATTCAGAATGGACGCAAAAATACATACAGAAATTTTCATTAAAAGAGATAAATCTTCCTGTGATGTTATGCACATTCCCAACACTTGATGAAAGATATTCAGGAGAGTTTGATCTTAAGAAGGCCGCAAGATCTATTTTTTTAACATTAAATAAGACAGCTAGGAAAGTATCTAATTCGAGAAATATTTTACTGGATGATAAAGATTTAATAGCCTATTTTTTAAGAGCTACACTTTCTGAAATAAAAAATAAGGACGATCGTTCCAGATTTTCTTTAAGGATTTTCAATGTTGAGCTTGATCAGTTCAGGGATAAAGTAAAAATCCAGAGTCCTATAGCTCTTACTGGGGTTAATCATATTTATTATATTATTGAGCACCTAATGCTAAATGATGGATATGTTAGCGGGATCGCGCCGCGTACGGGAAAGTTTTCTAATAGGAAAGATCTTAATTCCTATGTTTGCATGGAGCGTCTTGATGGAAGAAATTTATTAGGAGCTGATGTTGCAAACATAACAACAAGGGATAATTTTTCTCAGTCGACAGCTGAAACCCTGCAGAAAAGTTTCATGCATCGTTATGGAAATTTTATCATTGCCTGCTATGAGCAATTTAGACCATTTTTGGTACATAGCAGTGCAGTTCTAGACCTTGAAACAAAACTTGAAGTCCATGAGGATCGGACCCTGAAGCCGATCCTTTTTGAAGGACAGGGCATGAGCAGAGTTTTTTATGAACATCGTAAAAATTTGAAGACGAAGTTGAAGAATAGGGAGTTTTCTACCGATGTTCCAAAAATAGAAGCTATTGCAAAAAGACTAGATGCTACGGCCGAAAGAATTCAAAAAAGTCTTGAGAGTTTCCAGCGAGAAAGGGCTAGTTTATTTTTTAAAAATGTAACAGATAAAAGAAAGCTGAAAAAAGGCGATGACCTTTTAGAGCAAATTGTTTTCTGGCTAAACGATCTCTATGAAAATGTGCTGACTACCGTAGCCTTTCAGAGTGCTCTTATCTGTGCATTTTTTACTGAACTTGATAAAACAAATACAAAATTAGATAAAATTTCTCAAAACGCTTTAGATACTGATAGCACTTTTGATGAATATATCGGCCAGATTAACGACTTTTTCACGCCAAAAACTTCGAGTCAATTTCGAAAATTAGTTAGTGTTTTTACTGGTGATTTTCAAGGAGAAATTGCTGATTGGAAAATTGTTAAGACACCAAGTACCTTTCGAAATGTTGTTTATCGTGGAGAGATGCAGCCGGATCAGTGGCCAAAATATAAATATCTTATCTTAGAAATATGGAATCCAACAAATAGTATATTGAATAAAAATATCTCACAAGAACGATACAAGTGTCAAAGGCAGATCTTTTCGAGTTTATATAACAGCATTAAGGCGGATCACTGTTTGAAGAACTCAAAGCTTGAAGAAAATCTGACAAAGGATGAGTTGCATTCAATTTTTGACCTAACATATAACAATTATAGGGCGCTATTAAAAAATATTGGAAGCTCCATACTGCCAAAAAAGGAAATGAAAGAAGCCGTCTCTGCTATACCTGCTACCGCAGACGACACTGTGGAGGATGATCAGTTGTGGATGTCTGTACCTTCTGAATAA
- a CDS encoding DDE-type integrase/transposase/recombinase, whose translation MASLPGRGKGFVQPLKAHEHWHIDVAYVNICRTFYYLCTILDGYSRYIVHRELREAMTEQDVEIILQRAREKFPQAMPRIISDNGPQFIVRDFKEYIRAAGMTHVRTSPFYPQSNGKLERYHKTIKTECIRPKVALFLAEARARIADYIAYTITMNGCTVPSAYIAPQG comes from the coding sequence ATAGCAAGCCTTCCAGGAAGGGGGAAAGGATTTGTCCAGCCCCTGAAAGCGCATGAGCACTGGCATATCGACGTTGCCTATGTAAATATTTGCAGAACGTTTTACTATCTTTGTACCATTTTGGATGGTTACAGCCGTTATATTGTCCACAGGGAGTTGCGCGAGGCAATGACCGAACAGGATGTGGAGATCATCCTCCAGCGTGCGAGGGAGAAATTTCCACAGGCAATGCCACGAATTATCTCAGACAATGGTCCTCAGTTTATCGTCAGAGATTTTAAGGAGTACATTCGTGCAGCCGGAATGACTCATGTCAGGACATCGCCCTTTTACCCGCAGAGCAACGGCAAACTGGAGCGTTACCACAAGACAATCAAAACAGAATGTATCCGTCCCAAAGTGGCACTCTTCCTTGCTGAGGCTAGGGCCCGGATTGCCGATTATATAGCGTACACTATAACGATGAACGGCTGCACAGTGCCATCGGCCTATATAGCCCCCCAAGGATAA
- a CDS encoding nucleotidyltransferase family protein — MTETRNKLQRAEVLRILGMHRDELAKRYGVTKLGIFGSVARDEATGVSDVDVVVETLVPDLLRMVNLKEDLEKILHCKVDLVRYRPRMNPYLKKRLDKEARYV; from the coding sequence ATGACTGAAACCAGGAATAAGTTGCAACGGGCCGAGGTCTTACGAATTCTTGGTATGCACAGGGATGAGCTGGCTAAACGATATGGTGTGACCAAGCTGGGAATTTTTGGATCTGTGGCCAGGGATGAGGCCACAGGGGTCAGTGATGTGGACGTGGTGGTGGAGACACTGGTTCCGGATCTCCTGCGTATGGTGAATCTGAAAGAAGATCTTGAAAAGATACTGCATTGCAAGGTGGACCTGGTTCGTTATCGCCCACGCATGAATCCCTATCTGAAGAAGCGGTTAGATAAAGAGGCCCGCTATGTATGA
- a CDS encoding ISL3 family transposase produces MNSRDVISLGLGLEAPWEIKGQILDTEKVPHELRLTIKADRGAKYPCPVCGAMCKAHDFKVKTWRHLNFFQHHCYITAPVPRIRCEHHGVKQITVPWARKGSKFTLLFEQAAMVFVRDMPVLTAARILEMKDKRLWRIIRHYVNQALARMDLSGLKAFSLDETKSRRGHRYITVFIDLDRKEKPVVFATPGKGKKTLKAFKRFLADHQGKAENVVEVVSDMSGAFISGIKTHFVNSNITVDWFHVVQLFSKAVDEVRRKEAKEVRMPRAARWATLKAAESDLTEKQLDALAELEAMDLHTAEAWRIKELLRWVRRATNLRAARWRLTWFLNLANELCDDKKLLAPVRKALRTVEKYREEILARWISEHSNGRIEALNGIFQAAKVRARGYRNDETFITIIYLLAAPLQNLLKST; encoded by the coding sequence ATGAACAGTCGTGACGTTATCAGTCTTGGACTTGGCCTGGAAGCCCCCTGGGAAATCAAGGGACAGATTCTGGACACGGAGAAGGTTCCCCATGAACTGCGCCTTACCATCAAGGCCGACCGAGGGGCGAAGTATCCTTGCCCTGTCTGTGGAGCCATGTGCAAGGCTCATGATTTCAAGGTGAAGACATGGCGGCATCTGAATTTTTTCCAACATCACTGTTACATCACCGCCCCTGTCCCCAGGATTCGTTGTGAACACCATGGCGTGAAACAGATTACCGTTCCCTGGGCTCGCAAAGGCAGCAAGTTTACCCTGCTTTTCGAGCAGGCGGCCATGGTATTTGTCCGTGATATGCCGGTACTCACCGCCGCTCGGATTCTGGAGATGAAAGACAAGCGGTTGTGGCGGATCATCCGTCACTATGTCAACCAGGCCCTGGCCCGGATGGACTTGAGCGGCCTGAAAGCCTTCAGCCTGGATGAAACCAAATCCCGTCGCGGTCATCGTTACATCACCGTGTTCATCGACTTGGACCGCAAGGAAAAACCGGTAGTCTTTGCCACTCCCGGCAAGGGCAAAAAGACACTGAAGGCATTCAAGCGGTTTCTGGCCGACCACCAGGGAAAGGCGGAGAATGTGGTCGAGGTGGTCTCTGACATGTCCGGAGCCTTCATCTCCGGCATAAAGACCCACTTCGTCAACAGCAATATTACGGTGGACTGGTTCCATGTGGTCCAGCTGTTCAGCAAGGCAGTGGACGAGGTGCGCCGCAAGGAAGCAAAGGAAGTACGCATGCCCCGGGCTGCGAGATGGGCTACTCTCAAGGCAGCGGAAAGCGACCTCACGGAAAAGCAGCTTGATGCGCTGGCAGAGCTTGAGGCCATGGACCTGCACACAGCCGAAGCCTGGCGCATCAAAGAGCTACTGCGCTGGGTTCGCCGAGCAACGAATCTGCGGGCGGCCAGATGGCGGCTGACCTGGTTTTTGAATCTGGCCAATGAGCTTTGCGATGACAAAAAACTGTTGGCTCCGGTCAGAAAGGCGCTGCGCACAGTGGAAAAGTACCGGGAGGAGATTCTTGCCAGATGGATATCAGAACATAGCAATGGACGCATAGAGGCCCTCAACGGAATATTCCAGGCCGCCAAGGTGCGGGCTCGTGGATACCGAAACGATGAGACATTCATTACCATCATCTACCTTCTCGCTGCTCCGTTACAGAACCTGCTGAAATCCACATGA
- a CDS encoding helix-turn-helix domain-containing protein, whose protein sequence is MKRGTLKHIAKFSGITPQHLSDILARRKTPSPRLAVTLEEHSGVSRVLWVWGTREELRAALEKAFPKPKNTNLSKQINSGQGNADQMLITVDEAARITGMSASWWRAAVIGRKPMPPVRVIRFGKSVRLHLGDLLRYIEQEQEGEHTKQRRKPKSPPGRVP, encoded by the coding sequence ATGAAAAGAGGAACGCTTAAACATATTGCAAAGTTTTCAGGAATCACCCCTCAACATTTAAGCGACATTCTTGCCAGAAGAAAAACACCATCTCCCCGCCTCGCTGTCACCCTTGAAGAGCACTCCGGTGTTTCACGCGTGCTCTGGGTTTGGGGCACGCGCGAAGAGTTGAGGGCGGCACTCGAAAAGGCTTTTCCTAAGCCGAAGAACACGAACCTAAGCAAGCAGATCAATTCTGGACAGGGCAATGCTGACCAGATGCTAATTACGGTGGACGAAGCGGCGCGAATCACCGGGATGTCGGCTTCCTGGTGGCGTGCAGCAGTTATCGGGCGCAAACCGATGCCGCCCGTCCGGGTGATAAGGTTTGGTAAGTCGGTGCGTCTGCACCTCGGTGATTTGCTGCGATATATAGAACAAGAACAAGAGGGAGAACATACCAAGCAGCGTCGCAAGCCGAAAAGCCCCCCCGGAAGAGTCCCATAA
- a CDS encoding IS1634 family transposase, with protein MAHIHKKIKKGRPYYYIRETARVNGKPRVINQVYLGSPERIMKMAAGELSGPDRIQIQEFGALWLANLMDSEVDIAGIVDSVVPRSAREKGPSVGEYFLYGVLNRMVDPRSKRALPEWYSSTAVQHIRPVDINALTSQRFWKKWDRVDANQLREIASRFFQRIAELEPGTSDCFLFDTTNYYTFMASDTPSDLARRGKNKEGRNWLRQVGVALLVSRKSKLPLYYREYEGNRHDSKLFLRVMEELFSVMNTLSGRESDMTLVIDKGMNSEENFALIDANPHVHFITTYSTYYAEDLIHVDLNKFQPVDTDKNRVLREQGREDDQLVAWRTSGAYWGQDRTVVVTYNPRTATRQRYGFEKKLLRLGEELALMRAKVNGGERNWRNRDRVWRRYVELCAGLHLPDNLYKMELYFDNGRLRMSCRKNHYRISRYIDRFGKNILITDNTSWTTDEIVRASLDRYGVESNFRQSKDTGLVSLMPLRHWTDSKIRCHIFTCIVALTYLRRIELMARRAGLEMSSATIMDTMHRLHSCLVWNKGRRKPERLLEEPSVKQAAILKAFGYYIDGGVLQRAGE; from the coding sequence ATGGCGCATATACATAAGAAAATTAAAAAGGGGCGACCCTACTACTACATCAGGGAAACCGCCAGGGTTAACGGCAAGCCCAGGGTGATCAACCAGGTCTACCTGGGCTCACCCGAGCGGATCATGAAAATGGCCGCGGGCGAGCTGTCAGGTCCGGATAGAATCCAGATCCAGGAGTTTGGCGCGCTCTGGCTGGCCAACCTGATGGACAGCGAGGTCGATATTGCCGGTATCGTCGATTCCGTTGTCCCAAGGTCCGCGCGGGAGAAAGGCCCCAGTGTAGGTGAATATTTTTTGTATGGCGTCCTGAACAGGATGGTTGACCCTCGCTCCAAAAGGGCGCTGCCCGAATGGTATTCATCAACCGCTGTTCAGCATATCCGGCCAGTGGACATAAACGCCCTTACCTCGCAGAGATTTTGGAAGAAATGGGACCGGGTCGATGCGAATCAGCTGCGGGAGATCGCCAGCCGATTTTTTCAACGTATTGCGGAGCTGGAACCTGGCACATCTGACTGTTTCCTGTTCGATACGACGAACTACTACACGTTCATGGCGAGTGATACTCCTTCCGATCTTGCCCGGCGCGGCAAGAACAAGGAAGGCAGAAACTGGTTGCGCCAGGTTGGCGTTGCCCTGCTGGTGTCCAGGAAAAGCAAGTTGCCCCTGTACTATCGCGAATACGAGGGAAATCGCCATGACTCAAAACTGTTTCTGCGGGTTATGGAGGAGCTGTTTTCGGTCATGAATACGCTCTCCGGGCGGGAGAGCGACATGACCCTGGTTATTGACAAGGGCATGAACAGTGAAGAGAATTTTGCCTTGATTGATGCCAATCCCCATGTGCATTTCATCACCACCTATTCCACCTATTATGCCGAAGACCTGATTCACGTTGATCTCAACAAGTTTCAGCCGGTTGATACGGACAAAAACCGGGTGTTGCGTGAACAAGGTCGCGAGGATGACCAGCTGGTAGCGTGGCGGACAAGCGGTGCGTATTGGGGCCAGGACAGGACAGTGGTGGTCACCTATAATCCCAGGACCGCCACCAGGCAGCGTTACGGTTTTGAGAAAAAGCTCCTGCGGCTTGGGGAAGAGCTTGCCCTGATGCGGGCCAAGGTCAATGGCGGGGAACGGAACTGGCGTAACAGAGACCGGGTTTGGCGGCGGTATGTTGAGCTTTGTGCAGGTCTTCATCTGCCGGACAACCTGTACAAGATGGAGCTGTATTTTGACAATGGACGGTTGCGCATGTCCTGTCGCAAGAATCATTACCGGATAAGCCGTTATATTGACCGGTTCGGCAAGAATATTCTTATCACCGACAACACATCCTGGACAACCGACGAGATAGTTCGAGCCAGTCTTGACCGGTACGGCGTGGAAAGTAATTTTCGGCAGAGTAAGGATACTGGCCTGGTCAGCCTGATGCCGTTACGGCACTGGACCGACAGCAAGATTCGGTGCCATATTTTTACCTGCATTGTTGCGTTGACCTATCTCCGCAGGATTGAGCTGATGGCACGTCGTGCCGGATTAGAGATGAGCTCAGCAACCATCATGGATACCATGCACAGGCTTCACTCCTGTCTGGTGTGGAACAAGGGGAGGAGAAAACCGGAGCGACTGCTTGAGGAACCGAGCGTGAAACAGGCAGCCATTCTGAAGGCGTTCGGGTATTACATTGACGGTGGGGTCTTACAAAGGGCCGGAGAGTAA
- a CDS encoding DUF4007 family protein: MQFKPNQVAFGRHESFALRFGWLTKGFQEFEHNKGIFSADDAVVRLGVGKNMVNSIRHWLRAAQLIVIGPDKKETTPLGEFLFSEKAGKDPYLEDEATIWLLHWLLATNPEHATSWYWFFNLFHKPEFTSQEVANALVDFAKENIKAKFSVLSVKNDCAVLLRTYVQSKSNMKTPVEEALDSPLSLLRLITYSPATKSYQSRLERRDSLPLGVLGFAIADLFQKRSISEIPIEDLMYGGNGNIAPGILFRLTENALLAKVEQLINYLPGIFKLDETAGIHQLYRLQEVEPIRYLEKHYNALQQHDKAA; the protein is encoded by the coding sequence ATGCAATTTAAACCAAATCAGGTGGCCTTTGGCCGTCATGAATCCTTTGCGTTACGTTTCGGCTGGCTCACCAAAGGTTTCCAGGAATTTGAGCATAATAAAGGTATTTTTTCAGCAGATGACGCTGTTGTTCGTTTAGGTGTTGGAAAAAACATGGTCAACTCCATTCGTCATTGGCTTCGGGCTGCCCAGCTTATTGTAATTGGTCCTGACAAGAAAGAGACAACACCTCTTGGAGAGTTTCTTTTTTCTGAAAAAGCTGGAAAGGATCCCTATTTAGAAGACGAGGCCACAATTTGGCTACTCCATTGGTTGCTTGCAACAAACCCTGAGCACGCTACGTCTTGGTATTGGTTTTTTAATCTTTTTCATAAGCCAGAGTTTACCAGCCAAGAGGTAGCTAATGCCTTAGTGGATTTTGCTAAAGAGAACATCAAGGCTAAGTTTTCGGTGCTCTCGGTTAAAAACGATTGTGCTGTTCTCTTGCGAACCTACGTACAGTCAAAGAGCAATATGAAAACGCCGGTTGAAGAGGCCCTTGATTCGCCGCTTTCACTTCTGCGATTAATTACCTACTCACCTGCAACCAAGAGTTATCAATCCCGTCTTGAACGCCGTGATAGCCTGCCTCTTGGCGTCCTTGGTTTTGCCATAGCTGATCTTTTTCAAAAACGTAGCATATCAGAAATACCCATCGAAGATTTAATGTATGGTGGTAATGGTAATATTGCCCCTGGTATTCTTTTTCGCCTGACCGAAAATGCGCTCCTTGCTAAGGTTGAGCAGCTCATCAATTATCTCCCCGGCATTTTTAAGCTTGATGAAACCGCAGGCATCCATCAACTTTATCGCCTTCAAGAAGTTGAGCCAATCAGATATCTCGAGAAACATTATAATGCCCTGCAACAACATGATAAAGCCGCATGA
- a CDS encoding phosphoadenosine phosphosulfate reductase family protein, which translates to MSKEKTVRHVCGISGGKDSAALAIYLKQQGRVPEMEYYFSDTGCELPETYDFIDRLEAYLGKKIDRIGSEAPFEHHLFMVGGMLPSPKQRWCTVKMKLEPFEKFVGTDEVMSYVAIRADEHREGYISTKPNIHPVFPFIHDEITRKDVFRILDETIGVPEYYKWRSRSGCYFCFFQRQEEWLGLYDNHPDLFNKAMELEKFNPNTGEGYSWIEGMSLSQLLERRKEIVDLATKRRKDEDGRSWQEILLEEGEPDDQGCLVCSL; encoded by the coding sequence ATGAGTAAAGAAAAAACAGTCCGGCATGTCTGCGGTATCTCTGGCGGAAAGGATAGTGCTGCCTTAGCTATCTATCTCAAGCAGCAGGGTCGAGTACCCGAGATGGAGTATTATTTCTCGGATACTGGCTGTGAACTTCCCGAGACCTACGATTTTATAGACCGACTTGAGGCATATCTTGGCAAAAAGATAGATCGTATAGGCAGTGAGGCTCCTTTCGAGCACCATCTTTTCATGGTAGGAGGTATGCTACCTTCTCCTAAGCAGCGCTGGTGTACAGTCAAAATGAAGCTTGAGCCCTTTGAGAAGTTCGTAGGTACTGATGAAGTTATGAGTTATGTAGCTATTAGGGCCGATGAACATAGGGAAGGATATATTTCCACCAAGCCAAATATCCACCCCGTCTTTCCCTTCATTCATGATGAGATTACTCGTAAGGATGTATTCCGGATTCTCGATGAAACGATAGGCGTACCAGAATATTATAAGTGGAGGAGTCGATCCGGATGCTATTTCTGTTTTTTTCAGCGTCAGGAAGAGTGGCTTGGTCTCTATGATAACCATCCTGATTTGTTTAACAAGGCAATGGAACTGGAAAAATTTAATCCTAATACAGGAGAAGGATATTCTTGGATTGAAGGAATGAGCCTTAGTCAGCTTTTAGAGCGTAGGAAAGAAATTGTTGACCTAGCCACCAAACGAAGAAAAGATGAGGATGGTAGAAGCTGGCAGGAGATCTTATTAGAAGAAGGGGAACCTGACGATCAAGGATGTTTGGTTTGTAGTTTGTGA
- a CDS encoding transposase, with translation MKRKRKTYSAAEKVAILKRHLIDMVAVSDLCDEYSLHPTVFYRWQKEIFE, from the coding sequence ATGAAACGGAAACGCAAAACCTACTCAGCTGCCGAGAAGGTAGCTATTCTCAAGCGCCATCTCATTGACATGGTGGCGGTATCTGACCTGTGCGACGAGTATTCGCTCCATCCTACAGTGTTTTACCGTTGGCAGAAGGAAATTTTCGAATAG
- a CDS encoding LexA family transcriptional regulator: MAVRVGISPNHLSDILGKRKSAGQNLKERISDALGCTYEEMLALGRFILAGRSDDEIEQRLATLREQLAKADSNLPSGQDFRTSVPLISWTRAGEWAGRTDPSHSDDDEEWVPTLSRVSPDAFALRVEGDLMEPEFREGDIIVVDPAREPVSGSFVVARVDNGPDGNGETTLKQFVKDGGCIYLKPLNYRYPIMDMTGREFRIVGVVVEKRKEYV, from the coding sequence TTGGCTGTCCGTGTGGGTATCTCTCCTAACCACTTAAGCGATATTCTCGGGAAAAGAAAAAGTGCAGGCCAAAACCTGAAAGAACGCATATCCGATGCCCTTGGTTGCACATACGAGGAGATGCTGGCCCTTGGCCGGTTCATCCTCGCCGGACGTTCTGATGATGAGATAGAGCAGAGGCTTGCCACTCTGCGCGAGCAGCTGGCAAAAGCGGACTCCAATCTTCCTTCAGGGCAGGATTTCCGGACCAGCGTTCCGCTGATATCATGGACGCGGGCCGGGGAGTGGGCCGGAAGAACGGACCCTTCTCATTCGGATGATGATGAAGAGTGGGTGCCGACGTTGAGTCGTGTCAGTCCCGATGCTTTTGCCCTCCGTGTGGAAGGGGACTTGATGGAGCCGGAGTTTCGGGAAGGGGATATTATCGTTGTGGACCCGGCCAGGGAGCCGGTCTCCGGCAGCTTTGTGGTTGCCAGGGTGGATAATGGGCCGGACGGCAACGGAGAAACCACGCTGAAGCAGTTTGTGAAAGATGGTGGCTGTATTTACCTGAAGCCACTGAACTACCGTTATCCGATCATGGACATGACCGGCAGGGAGTTCCGGATCGTCGGCGTGGTGGTGGAGAAAAGGAAAGAATACGTGTGA
- a CDS encoding transposase, giving the protein MLPRVETLPFLPVFISGCSLSVTSEGFQSERSIAWHCADRMSLKEFLGCQLHEKTPDHSSFTVWRKRLPLDLYRSFSASLAWCTGMALSKCMPQEWIHQPSKPMRLCAAKTAMLPTGNTSRS; this is encoded by the coding sequence ATGTTGCCAAGGGTGGAGACCCTTCCATTCCTCCCGGTGTTTATTTCCGGATGCTCTTTGTCGGTTACCTCTGAAGGGTTCCAGTCTGAGCGGTCCATTGCCTGGCATTGCGCCGACCGGATGTCGCTGAAAGAGTTTCTCGGCTGTCAGCTGCACGAAAAGACTCCTGATCATTCCAGCTTCACGGTCTGGCGGAAACGGTTGCCTCTGGATCTTTACCGGTCTTTCAGCGCATCCTTGGCCTGGTGCACCGGCATGGCCTTGTCGAAGTGTATGCCGCAGGAGTGGATTCATCAACCATCGAAGCCAATGCGTCTCTGCGCCGCAAAGACAGCGATGCTTCCTACAGGGAATACGTCAAGGAGCTGA
- a CDS encoding helix-turn-helix domain-containing protein, whose amino-acid sequence MAHRKITDRKYTREEAAKICGVSLRTIDRAIKNGELEAYKPGKEVQIFESDLSEWFFSKQISRKRIGRPRRKVRITRP is encoded by the coding sequence ATGGCGCACAGAAAGATAACAGACCGGAAATACACCAGAGAGGAGGCTGCAAAAATTTGCGGTGTAAGTCTTCGCACCATCGACCGGGCAATAAAAAACGGTGAACTGGAGGCATACAAGCCCGGAAAGGAGGTGCAGATTTTCGAAAGCGATCTGTCCGAATGGTTTTTTTCAAAACAGATCAGCCGCAAACGTATCGGTCGTCCGCGCCGCAAGGTTCGCATAACCAGACCATAA